A single window of Pungitius pungitius chromosome 20, fPunPun2.1, whole genome shotgun sequence DNA harbors:
- the cep170bb gene encoding centrosomal protein of 170 kDa protein B isoform X5 encodes MSVTSWFLVSSSGTRHRLPREMIFVGREDCELMLQSRSVDKQHAVINYNLTTDEHLVKDLGSLNGTFVNDLRIPDQTYITLKLSDIIRFGYDSHVYILEKSQHKVPEEALKHEKYSSQLQMSLKSSEKETDVEDRARLEKTLSTKSTQEIPVSRPTPLYGQPSWWGEEDYPSKVQTSDEPYEEVQRDASLVDLDFTGSESLAEPQPKTAFPPYHREPSYFEIPTKDFQQPNTLGLELHEIPTKDTDTPRASSPPPTATPPVVQSHASFTIEFDNCMPGRIKIKDHVTKFTNRQGKQQAPLNCHALTKATPTDMMSVESKVADWLVHSDVSIMRRRPTCEDTYSTKSDLAVNIKTLRGHHHEDGTQSDSEDPVLSDGRSKSHHSIKSEQSDAPHPSEPSVHAQSPPSQPLSEPVRFSPLGPAPSLPFPTEHLLSQSPPQDQCPATDKPKQCPPEHLTQQAFVIEFFDDNPRKKRSQSFTHNPGHADSYSALKAKLERRKGGERPASVHGHLPHTQQVTVPLKGQGHGGPQRSSSLKREKTEGEVAPSGSSSRSSSGITVKPFGSVGKKSKLAQEFAAEFLKDSIRQDSSPTKDKMPPPPMSAPPVMVSPARGRIPSPQESLAPSLVSFPTSHLQPPATSKSSTPLHAAIQNPSPVHSCGPPVSPVLPLGIRLGDPKVSPRMIRNEEDDSLSDAGTYTIETESQDQEVEEARNMIDQVPSAQPAGPDRPKWVSRWASLADGYAEPGSNVPQGECMEDLRLVSRSMVNNSYDNSESESSHSSRTRRLLPQVPPEKLDSISPSILICHEGLQEPLDRVTNPPYTQDSTLRLCVQDDVDPDSLSDASRSDDGPVLENTSKKQPKTGSLSKGVAGPPFKDPEKVSPSSKPTCFYIGSDDGPGKSDQAWSPVQLDRTRDPPTKPPATTVLIRHLSGHEPRKAGVKPNSSAPDLKIQDKDYVPTTDVCVSSIVRQESFTKDRPSDTVQMKKLPHISSHPSLRDMEQRREAIQDPGSFLREGTPTSLDSKLPSSGSGRSSKKGGSSTHMDDSLSGESDVDTASTVSQVSSKNAPISSTSKKCASIGVLQKEKSSSGSSVQQKGRQLSARERLSEKRRNQTVVDPSSKAEAAKRFQMRRSTGTRGSLDLSQGKRGSTQHWTETTSSDHEVSRPTGRGKKTVAPFQKEDDGKTPRAATQQVLTRSNSLSAPRPTRASMLRRARLGETSDNEGAETDRGSQNSDHVAATKVSADGRKLSRLDILAMPRKRTGSFTAPSDTETASASRSANHNSEPGTRMRSVGDARQTASKGGVVTGKQSRTRSSGAKYTTAGSRRRQKGSDSSSSEGECPNGVVNPKTKRSSHPPSATQTQRHRANATRSKSVSVETEEDADPSEVDPYQNWSTHSAEIAKLSQDLAKDLAILAKEIHDVAGDGDGDSPSVENTTYHNMPASTISAKEERASYPYLCGVGPAKLVQHIPEASLNYQKVPPGSAAISDLDLNMNEPEPGSKLRRLCNREEVILDNLMLNPVSQLSQAIRENTEQLADKMKVLFQNKAGVWEEIEAKINAENEVPILKTSNKEITSILKELRRVQRQLEVINTIVEPGGVLQIAAAGTSSLAQTRSYTREKKPASKPHSATPTSNANTSTRRPPRGPEGAHYVA; translated from the exons ATGAGTGTGACGTCATGGTTCCTGGTGAGCAGCTCGGGGACTCGGCACCGCCTTCCCAGGGAGATGATATTTGTGGGCCGAGAGGACTGCGAGCTCATGCTGCAG TCTCGCAGCGTCGACAAACAACATGCCGTCATCAACTACAATCTCACCACCGACGAGCACCTGGTGAAGGACCTGGGCAGCCTGAACGGg ACGTTCGTGAACGACCTGAGGATCCCTGATCAGACGTACATCACCCTCAAACTGTCCGACATCATCCGTTTTGGATACGAT TCTCATGTCTACATTCTGGAGAAAAGTCAACACAAAGTCCCAGAGGAGGCTCTGAAG CATGAGAAGTACAGCAGTCAGCTGCAGATGAGCCTGAAGTCTTCAGAGAAGGAGACGGATGTGGAGGACCGAGCAAGACTGGAGAAAACCCTTAGTACAAAGAGTACACAAG AGATCCCGGTGAGTCGGCCCACTCCTTTGTACGGTCAGCCATCTTGGTGGGGAGAAGAGGATTATCCAAGTAAAGTTCAAACCAGCGACGAACCTTATGAAG AAGTCCAGAGAGATGCTTCGTTGGTGGACCTGGACTTTACCGGATCTGAATCTCTTGCAGAACCCCAACCAAAGACCGCGTTCCCCCCGTACCACCGAGAGCCCAGCTACTTTGAGATTCCCACCAAGGACTTCCAACAGCCTAACACTTTGGGCTTGGAGCTTCACGAGATTCCCACCAAGGACACGGACACACCTAGAGCCTCTTCGCCCCCTCCAACTGCGACCCCGCCGGTGGTCCAAAGCCACGCCTCTTTCACCATCGAATTTGACAACTGCATGCCAGGCAGGATCAAGATCAAGGACCACGTAACCAAGTTCACCAACCGGCAGGGGAAGCAGCAGGCTCCGCTCAACTGCCATGCCCTCACCAAAGCCACACCCACAGACATGATGTCAGTGGAAAGCAAAGTGGCTGATTGGCTGGTCCACAGCGATGTCAGCATCATGAGAAGACGTCCGACGTGTGAAGATACTTACAGCACCAAGAGCGACCTAGCCGTCAACATCAAGACGCttagag GTCACCATCACGAGGACGGGACACAGAGCGACTCAGAGGACCCTGTACTTTCAGATGGAAGAAGTAAGTCTCACCACTCCATCAAATCAGAGCAGTCAGATGCGCCGCACCCATCAGAGCCCTCTGTCCATGCCCAGTCGCCTCCATCGCAGCCACTCAGCGAGCCGGTGCGGTTCTCTCCACTTGGACCTGCACCTTCTCTACCTTTCCCTACTGAGCATCTTCTTTCCCAGAGTCCTCCTCAGGATCAGTGTCCCGCCACAGACAAGCCTAAACAGTGCCCCCCAGAGCACCTCACCCAGCAGGCCTTTGTCATCGAGTTCTTTGACGACAACCCCCGCAAAAAGCGCTCACAGTCCTTTACACACAACCCGGGCCATGCTGATTCCTACTCCGCCCTGAAAGCCAAGCTGGAGCGCCGGAAGGGCGGCGAGAGGCCGGCGTCTGTGCACGGTCACCTCCCTCACACCCAGCAGGTGACAGTTCCTCTGAAGGGCCAAGGTCACGGCGGCCCCCAAAGGTCGAGCTCTCTGAAGAGGGAGAAGACCGAGGGGGAGGTGGCCCCCTCCGGATCCTCCTCACGCTCCTCCTCAGGTATCACCGTCAAACCCTTCGGCAGCGTTGGGAAGAAGTCCAAGCTGGCCCAAGAGTTTGCTGCTGAGTTCTTGAAGGATTCTATCAGGCAGGATTCCTCCCCGACGAAGGATAAGATGCCACCCCCCCCGATGTCTGCCCCACCAGTGATGGTGTCGCCTGCGCGGGGCAGAATTCCCTCCCCCCAAGAGTCTCTGGCACCTTCCTTGGTGTCCTTTCCCACTTCCCACTTGCAGCCCCCAGCAACGTCAAAGTCCTCGACCCCCCTCCATGCTGCTATCCAGAACCCCTCTCCAGTCCACTCCTGCGGGCCTCCCGTGTCCCCCGTGCTGCCCTTGGGCATCCGACTAGGAGACCCCAAAGTTTCCCCGAGGATGATTAGGAACGAGGAGGACGACAGCCTGAGTGACGCAGGGACCTACACCATCGAGACAGAGTCGCAGGACCAAGAGGTGGAGGAAGCTCGCAACATGATCGATCAG GTTCCGTCTGCTCAGCCAGCAGGTCCAGACAGACCGAAGTGGGTCTCACGTTGGGCAAGTCTGGCGGATGGTTACGCTGAGCCCGGCTCCAATGTGCCTCAGGGGGAATGTATGGAAG ATTTGCGCTTGGTGAGCCGGTCGATGGTGAATAACAGCTACGATAATTCGGAGTCGGAGTCGAGCCACAGCTCCAGAACCAGAAGGCTGCTTCCCCAAGTGCCTCCAGAAAAGCTAGACAGCATTTCCCCGAGTATCCTAATCTGCCACGAGGGCTTGCAGGAACCTCTGGATAGGGTCACCAATCCTCCATATACACAGGACTCCACCCTGCGCCTGTGCGTTCAGGATGATGTGGACCCGGACAGCCTGAGTGACGCTAGTCGCTCAGATGATGGGCCAGTTCTGGAGAACACAAGTAAAAAACAGCCCAAGACCGGATCTTTGTCCAAGGGGGTAGCCGGTCCTCCGTTCAAGGATCCAGAGAAAGTGTCTCCCTCCTCCAAACCTACCTGCTTCTACATCGGTTCTGACGACGGTCCTGGAAAATCCGACCAGGCCTGGAGCCCGGTGCAGTTGGACAGGACCCGCGATCCCCCAACAAAACCTCCCGCTACCACCGTGCTTATCCGACACCTGAGCGGACATGAACCCAGGAAGGCCGGCGTCAAACCCAACAGCTCCGCTCCGGATCTCAAGATACAGGACAAGGATTACGTCCCTACTACAGACGTCTGCGTGTCCTCCATTGTCCGGCAGGAGAGCTTCACAAAGGACCGGCCCAGCGATACCGTACAGATGAAGAAGCTCCCGCACATCTCCAGCCACCCATCCCTCAGAGAtatggagcagaggagggaggccaTCCAGGACCCGGGGTCCTTCCTTCGGGAGGGAACTCCGACCTCCCTGGACTCTAAGTTACCCTCGTCTGGCTCTGGTCGTAGCTCGAAGAAAGGTGGCTCCTCCACCCACATGGACGACTCCTTGTCCGGTGAGTCGGACGTCGACACTGCGAGCACCGTGAGCCAGGTGAGCAGCAAGAACGCCCCAATAAGCTCCACCTCCAAGAAGTGCGCCTCCATTGGTGTACTCCAGAAGGAGAAGTCCTCCTCTGGCTCTTCGGTCCAGCAGAAGGGACGACAGCTCTCCGCCCGCGAACGTCTATCTGAGAAACGCCGGAACCAGACAGTCGTGGACCCGTCCAGCAAAGCGGAGGCAGCAAAGCGCTTCCAGATGCGGCGCAGCACAGGGACCCGCGGGTCTCTGGACCTCTCGCAGGGTAAACGGGGATCTACTCAACACTGGACCGAAACGACATCATCCGATCATGAGGTCTCCCGGCCTACTGGCCGCGGCAAGAAAACGGTCGCTCCTTTTCAGAAGGAAGACGATGGGAAGACACCCAGGGCCGCGACTCAGCAAGTTCTGACTCGGTCCAACAGCCTCTCTGCACCGCGGCCTACTCGCGCCTCCATGCTCCGCCGTGCCCGCCTTGGTGAGACCTCAGACAACGAAGGTGCGGAGACGGACCGGGGCTCCCAGAACTCCGATCACGTTGCCGCAACAAAAGTGTCGGCCGACGGGAGGAAGCTGTCCCGGCTAGATATCCTGGCGATGCCGAGGAAGAGGACCGGCTCTTTCACGGCTCCCAGCGACACAGAGACTGCTTCCGCCAGCCGCTCTGCCAACCACAACTCAGAACCCGGCACCCGGATGAGGTCCGTGGGCGACGCCCGCCAGACCGCCAGTAAAGGGGGAGTAGTTACAGGGAAGCAATCGCGGACTCGGTCTAGTGGAGCCAAGTACACCACCGCCG GTTCCCGCCGCAGACAGAAGGGGtccgactcctcctcctctgagggtGAGTGCCCAAACGGTGTCGTGAATCCCAAAACCAAGCGCTCATCCCACCCGCCTTCCGCCACCCAGACGCAGCGCCACCGGGCCAATGCCACCCGGTCTAAGTCAGTATccgtggagacggaggaggacgcGGACCCAAGTGAAGTGGACCCGTATCAGAACTGGTCCACGCACAGCGCAGAGATCGCCAA GCTCAGTCAGGATCTGGCTAAGGATCTGGCCATCCTTGCAAAGGAGATCCACGATGTCGccggagatggagatggagactCGCCCAGCGTAGAGAACACCACCTACCACAACATGCCAGCCTCCACCATCTCCGCCAAGGAGGAG AGGGCATCTTATCCATACCTGTGTGGGGTTGGACCAGCTAAG CTGGTCCAACATATCCCCGAAGCCAGTTTAAATTACCAGAAGGTTCCTCCGGGTTCTGCCGCCATCTCGGATCTGGACTTGAACATGAATGAGCCAGAGCCCGGTTCAAAGCTCCGCCGCCTGTGCAACCGTGAAGAG GTTATTCTGGACAACCTGATGTTGAACCCCGTGTCCCAGCTGTCTCAGGCCATTCGGGAGAACACGGAACAGCTGGCAGACAAAATGAA GGTTCTTTTCCAGAACAAGGCTGGGGTCTGGGAGGAGATCGAGGCTAAGATCAACGCTGAGAACGAAGTCCCCATCCTGAAAACCTCTAACAAG GAAATTACATCGATTCTGAAAGAGCTGAGACGAGTCCAGAGACAACTGGAAG TGATAAACACCATCGTGGAACCCGGCGGGGTTCTCCAGATAGCGGCTGCCGGGACGTCGTCTCTCGCTCAGACTCGATCGTACACCCGGGAGAAGAAACCTGCTTCCAAACCGCACAGCGCCACCCCGACCTCCAACGCCAACACAAGCACCAGAAGACCACCTCGTGGACCCGAAGGGGCCCATTATGTGGCCTGA
- the cep170bb gene encoding centrosomal protein of 170 kDa protein B isoform X6, translating into MSVTSWFLVSSSGTRHRLPREMIFVGREDCELMLQSRSVDKQHAVINYNLTTDEHLVKDLGSLNGTFVNDLRIPDQTYITLKLSDIIRFGYDSHVYILEKSQHKVPEEALKHEKYSSQLQMSLKSSEKETDVEDRARLEKTLSTKSTQEIPVSRPTPLYGQPSWWGEEDYPSKVQTSDEPYEEVQRDASLVDLDFTGSESLAEPQPKTAFPPYHREPSYFEIPTKDFQQPNTLGLELHEIPTKDTDTPRASSPPPTATPPVVQSHASFTIEFDNCMPGRIKIKDHVTKFTNRQGKQQAPLNCHALTKATPTDMMSVESKVADWLVHSDVSIMRRRPTCEDTYSTKSDLAVNIKTLRGHHHEDGTQSDSEDPVLSDGRSKSHHSIKSEQSDAPHPSEPSVHAQSPPSQPLSEPVRFSPLGPAPSLPFPTEHLLSQSPPQDQCPATDKPKQCPPEHLTQQAFVIEFFDDNPRKKRSQSFTHNPGHADSYSALKAKLERRKGGERPASVHGHLPHTQQVTVPLKGQGHGGPQRSSSLKREKTEGEVAPSGSSSRSSSGITVKPFGSVGKKSKLAQEFAAEFLKDSIRQDSSPTKDKMPPPPMSAPPVMVSPARGRIPSPQESLAPSLVSFPTSHLQPPATSKSSTPLHAAIQNPSPVHSCGPPVSPVLPLGIRLGDPKVSPRMIRNEEDDSLSDAGTYTIETESQDQEVEEARNMIDQVFGVLDSPEYSGVNTGVYRPVINDGKDEQANLPSDGSTVDQLHGFIPTAISGPPTVPTQVPSAQPAGPDRPKWVSRWASLADGYAEPGSNVPQGECMEDLRLVSRSMVNNSYDNSESESSHSSRTRRLLPQVPPEKLDSISPSILICHEGLQEPLDRVTNPPYTQDSTLRLCVQDDVDPDSLSDASRSDDGPVLENTSKKQPKTGSLSKGVAGPPFKDPEKVSPSSKPTCFYIGSDDGPGKSDQAWSPVQLDRTRDPPTKPPATTVLIRHLSGHEPRKAGVKPNSSAPDLKIQDKDYVPTTDVCVSSIVRQESFTKDRPSDTVQMKKLPHISSHPSLRDMEQRREAIQDPGSFLREGTPTSLDSKLPSSGSGRSSKKGGSSTHMDDSLSGESDVDTASTVSQVSSKNAPISSTSKKCASIGVLQKEKSSSGSSVQQKGRQLSARERLSEKRRNQTVVDPSSKAEAAKRFQMRRSTGTRGSLDLSQGKRGSTQHWTETTSSDHEVSRPTGRGKKTVAPFQKEDDGKTPRAATQQVLTRSNSLSAPRPTRASMLRRARLGETSDNEGAETDRGSQNSDHVAATKVSADGRKLSRLDILAMPRKRTGSFTAPSDTETASASRSANHNSEPGTRMRSVGDARQTASKGGVVTGKQSRTRSSGAKYTTAGSRRRQKGSDSSSSEGECPNGVVNPKTKRSSHPPSATQTQRHRANATRSKSVSVETEEDADPSEVDPYQNWSTHSAEIAKLSQDLAKDLAILAKEIHDVAGDGDGDSPSVENTTYHNMPASTISAKEEVILDNLMLNPVSQLSQAIRENTEQLADKMKVLFQNKAGVWEEIEAKINAENEVPILKTSNKEITSILKELRRVQRQLEVINTIVEPGGVLQIAAAGTSSLAQTRSYTREKKPASKPHSATPTSNANTSTRRPPRGPEGAHYVA; encoded by the exons ATGAGTGTGACGTCATGGTTCCTGGTGAGCAGCTCGGGGACTCGGCACCGCCTTCCCAGGGAGATGATATTTGTGGGCCGAGAGGACTGCGAGCTCATGCTGCAG TCTCGCAGCGTCGACAAACAACATGCCGTCATCAACTACAATCTCACCACCGACGAGCACCTGGTGAAGGACCTGGGCAGCCTGAACGGg ACGTTCGTGAACGACCTGAGGATCCCTGATCAGACGTACATCACCCTCAAACTGTCCGACATCATCCGTTTTGGATACGAT TCTCATGTCTACATTCTGGAGAAAAGTCAACACAAAGTCCCAGAGGAGGCTCTGAAG CATGAGAAGTACAGCAGTCAGCTGCAGATGAGCCTGAAGTCTTCAGAGAAGGAGACGGATGTGGAGGACCGAGCAAGACTGGAGAAAACCCTTAGTACAAAGAGTACACAAG AGATCCCGGTGAGTCGGCCCACTCCTTTGTACGGTCAGCCATCTTGGTGGGGAGAAGAGGATTATCCAAGTAAAGTTCAAACCAGCGACGAACCTTATGAAG AAGTCCAGAGAGATGCTTCGTTGGTGGACCTGGACTTTACCGGATCTGAATCTCTTGCAGAACCCCAACCAAAGACCGCGTTCCCCCCGTACCACCGAGAGCCCAGCTACTTTGAGATTCCCACCAAGGACTTCCAACAGCCTAACACTTTGGGCTTGGAGCTTCACGAGATTCCCACCAAGGACACGGACACACCTAGAGCCTCTTCGCCCCCTCCAACTGCGACCCCGCCGGTGGTCCAAAGCCACGCCTCTTTCACCATCGAATTTGACAACTGCATGCCAGGCAGGATCAAGATCAAGGACCACGTAACCAAGTTCACCAACCGGCAGGGGAAGCAGCAGGCTCCGCTCAACTGCCATGCCCTCACCAAAGCCACACCCACAGACATGATGTCAGTGGAAAGCAAAGTGGCTGATTGGCTGGTCCACAGCGATGTCAGCATCATGAGAAGACGTCCGACGTGTGAAGATACTTACAGCACCAAGAGCGACCTAGCCGTCAACATCAAGACGCttagag GTCACCATCACGAGGACGGGACACAGAGCGACTCAGAGGACCCTGTACTTTCAGATGGAAGAAGTAAGTCTCACCACTCCATCAAATCAGAGCAGTCAGATGCGCCGCACCCATCAGAGCCCTCTGTCCATGCCCAGTCGCCTCCATCGCAGCCACTCAGCGAGCCGGTGCGGTTCTCTCCACTTGGACCTGCACCTTCTCTACCTTTCCCTACTGAGCATCTTCTTTCCCAGAGTCCTCCTCAGGATCAGTGTCCCGCCACAGACAAGCCTAAACAGTGCCCCCCAGAGCACCTCACCCAGCAGGCCTTTGTCATCGAGTTCTTTGACGACAACCCCCGCAAAAAGCGCTCACAGTCCTTTACACACAACCCGGGCCATGCTGATTCCTACTCCGCCCTGAAAGCCAAGCTGGAGCGCCGGAAGGGCGGCGAGAGGCCGGCGTCTGTGCACGGTCACCTCCCTCACACCCAGCAGGTGACAGTTCCTCTGAAGGGCCAAGGTCACGGCGGCCCCCAAAGGTCGAGCTCTCTGAAGAGGGAGAAGACCGAGGGGGAGGTGGCCCCCTCCGGATCCTCCTCACGCTCCTCCTCAGGTATCACCGTCAAACCCTTCGGCAGCGTTGGGAAGAAGTCCAAGCTGGCCCAAGAGTTTGCTGCTGAGTTCTTGAAGGATTCTATCAGGCAGGATTCCTCCCCGACGAAGGATAAGATGCCACCCCCCCCGATGTCTGCCCCACCAGTGATGGTGTCGCCTGCGCGGGGCAGAATTCCCTCCCCCCAAGAGTCTCTGGCACCTTCCTTGGTGTCCTTTCCCACTTCCCACTTGCAGCCCCCAGCAACGTCAAAGTCCTCGACCCCCCTCCATGCTGCTATCCAGAACCCCTCTCCAGTCCACTCCTGCGGGCCTCCCGTGTCCCCCGTGCTGCCCTTGGGCATCCGACTAGGAGACCCCAAAGTTTCCCCGAGGATGATTAGGAACGAGGAGGACGACAGCCTGAGTGACGCAGGGACCTACACCATCGAGACAGAGTCGCAGGACCAAGAGGTGGAGGAAGCTCGCAACATGATCGATCAG GTGTTTGGTGTCCTCGACTCTCCAGAGTACAGTGGTGTGAACACTGGAGTCTATAGACCTGTAATAAATGATGGCAAGGATGAGCAAGCTAACCTGCCTAGTGATGGTAGCACTGTGGACCAGTTGCATGGCTTTATCCCAACTGCTATCAGCGGCCCCCCAACAGTCCCCACGCAG GTTCCGTCTGCTCAGCCAGCAGGTCCAGACAGACCGAAGTGGGTCTCACGTTGGGCAAGTCTGGCGGATGGTTACGCTGAGCCCGGCTCCAATGTGCCTCAGGGGGAATGTATGGAAG ATTTGCGCTTGGTGAGCCGGTCGATGGTGAATAACAGCTACGATAATTCGGAGTCGGAGTCGAGCCACAGCTCCAGAACCAGAAGGCTGCTTCCCCAAGTGCCTCCAGAAAAGCTAGACAGCATTTCCCCGAGTATCCTAATCTGCCACGAGGGCTTGCAGGAACCTCTGGATAGGGTCACCAATCCTCCATATACACAGGACTCCACCCTGCGCCTGTGCGTTCAGGATGATGTGGACCCGGACAGCCTGAGTGACGCTAGTCGCTCAGATGATGGGCCAGTTCTGGAGAACACAAGTAAAAAACAGCCCAAGACCGGATCTTTGTCCAAGGGGGTAGCCGGTCCTCCGTTCAAGGATCCAGAGAAAGTGTCTCCCTCCTCCAAACCTACCTGCTTCTACATCGGTTCTGACGACGGTCCTGGAAAATCCGACCAGGCCTGGAGCCCGGTGCAGTTGGACAGGACCCGCGATCCCCCAACAAAACCTCCCGCTACCACCGTGCTTATCCGACACCTGAGCGGACATGAACCCAGGAAGGCCGGCGTCAAACCCAACAGCTCCGCTCCGGATCTCAAGATACAGGACAAGGATTACGTCCCTACTACAGACGTCTGCGTGTCCTCCATTGTCCGGCAGGAGAGCTTCACAAAGGACCGGCCCAGCGATACCGTACAGATGAAGAAGCTCCCGCACATCTCCAGCCACCCATCCCTCAGAGAtatggagcagaggagggaggccaTCCAGGACCCGGGGTCCTTCCTTCGGGAGGGAACTCCGACCTCCCTGGACTCTAAGTTACCCTCGTCTGGCTCTGGTCGTAGCTCGAAGAAAGGTGGCTCCTCCACCCACATGGACGACTCCTTGTCCGGTGAGTCGGACGTCGACACTGCGAGCACCGTGAGCCAGGTGAGCAGCAAGAACGCCCCAATAAGCTCCACCTCCAAGAAGTGCGCCTCCATTGGTGTACTCCAGAAGGAGAAGTCCTCCTCTGGCTCTTCGGTCCAGCAGAAGGGACGACAGCTCTCCGCCCGCGAACGTCTATCTGAGAAACGCCGGAACCAGACAGTCGTGGACCCGTCCAGCAAAGCGGAGGCAGCAAAGCGCTTCCAGATGCGGCGCAGCACAGGGACCCGCGGGTCTCTGGACCTCTCGCAGGGTAAACGGGGATCTACTCAACACTGGACCGAAACGACATCATCCGATCATGAGGTCTCCCGGCCTACTGGCCGCGGCAAGAAAACGGTCGCTCCTTTTCAGAAGGAAGACGATGGGAAGACACCCAGGGCCGCGACTCAGCAAGTTCTGACTCGGTCCAACAGCCTCTCTGCACCGCGGCCTACTCGCGCCTCCATGCTCCGCCGTGCCCGCCTTGGTGAGACCTCAGACAACGAAGGTGCGGAGACGGACCGGGGCTCCCAGAACTCCGATCACGTTGCCGCAACAAAAGTGTCGGCCGACGGGAGGAAGCTGTCCCGGCTAGATATCCTGGCGATGCCGAGGAAGAGGACCGGCTCTTTCACGGCTCCCAGCGACACAGAGACTGCTTCCGCCAGCCGCTCTGCCAACCACAACTCAGAACCCGGCACCCGGATGAGGTCCGTGGGCGACGCCCGCCAGACCGCCAGTAAAGGGGGAGTAGTTACAGGGAAGCAATCGCGGACTCGGTCTAGTGGAGCCAAGTACACCACCGCCG GTTCCCGCCGCAGACAGAAGGGGtccgactcctcctcctctgagggtGAGTGCCCAAACGGTGTCGTGAATCCCAAAACCAAGCGCTCATCCCACCCGCCTTCCGCCACCCAGACGCAGCGCCACCGGGCCAATGCCACCCGGTCTAAGTCAGTATccgtggagacggaggaggacgcGGACCCAAGTGAAGTGGACCCGTATCAGAACTGGTCCACGCACAGCGCAGAGATCGCCAA GCTCAGTCAGGATCTGGCTAAGGATCTGGCCATCCTTGCAAAGGAGATCCACGATGTCGccggagatggagatggagactCGCCCAGCGTAGAGAACACCACCTACCACAACATGCCAGCCTCCACCATCTCCGCCAAGGAGGAG GTTATTCTGGACAACCTGATGTTGAACCCCGTGTCCCAGCTGTCTCAGGCCATTCGGGAGAACACGGAACAGCTGGCAGACAAAATGAA GGTTCTTTTCCAGAACAAGGCTGGGGTCTGGGAGGAGATCGAGGCTAAGATCAACGCTGAGAACGAAGTCCCCATCCTGAAAACCTCTAACAAG GAAATTACATCGATTCTGAAAGAGCTGAGACGAGTCCAGAGACAACTGGAAG TGATAAACACCATCGTGGAACCCGGCGGGGTTCTCCAGATAGCGGCTGCCGGGACGTCGTCTCTCGCTCAGACTCGATCGTACACCCGGGAGAAGAAACCTGCTTCCAAACCGCACAGCGCCACCCCGACCTCCAACGCCAACACAAGCACCAGAAGACCACCTCGTGGACCCGAAGGGGCCCATTATGTGGCCTGA